In Haliaeetus albicilla chromosome 2, bHalAlb1.1, whole genome shotgun sequence, a single genomic region encodes these proteins:
- the CSE1L gene encoding exportin-2, which produces MELSDANLQTLTEYLKKTLDPDPAIRRPAEKFLESVEGSQNYPLLLLTLLEKSQENVIKVCASVTFKNYIKRNWRIVEDEPNKICESDRIAIKANIVPLMLSSPEQIQKQLSDAISIIGREDFPQKWPDLLTEMVNRFQSGDFHVINGVLRTAHSLFKRYRHEFKSNELWTEIKLVLDAFALPLTNLFKATIELCSTHANDASALKVLFSSLILIAKLFYSLNFQDLPEFFEDNMETWMTNFHSLLTLDNKLLQTDDEEEAGLLELLKSQICDNAALYAQKYDEEFQPYLPRFVTAIWNLLVTTGQEVKYDLLVSNAIQFLASVCERPHYKHLFEDQNTLTSICEKVIVPNMEFRAADEEAFEDNSEEYIRRDLEGSDIDTRRRAACDLVRGLCKFFEGPVTGIFSGYVNSMLQEYAKNPSVNWKHKDAAIYLVTSLASKAQTQKHGITQANELVNLTEFFVNHIQPDLKSASVNEFPVLKADGIKYIMIFRNQVPKEQLLVSIPLLINHLQAESIVVHTYAAHALERLFTMRGTNNTTLITAAEMAPFVEVLLTNLFKALTLPGSSENEYIMKAIMRSFSLLQESIIPYIPSVITQLTQKLLAVSKNPSKPHFNHYMFESICLSIRITCKANPDAVGSFEEALFMVFTEILQNDVQEFIPYVFQVMSLLLEMHKNEIPSSYMALFPHLLQPVLWERTGNIPPLVRLLQAYLERGANTIASAAADKIPGLLGVFQKLIASKANDHQGFYLLNSIIEHMPPESVDQYRKQIFILLFQRLQNSKTTKFIKSFLVFINLYCIKYGALALQEIFDSIQPKMFGMVLEKIIIPEIQKVSGQVEKKICAVGITKILTECPPMMDTEYTKLWTPLLQALIGLFELPEDDTIPDEEHFIDIEDTPGYQTAFSQLAFAGKKEHDPVGQMVNNPRIHLAQSLHKLSTACPGRVPSMLSTSLNAEALQYLQGYLQAASVTLL; this is translated from the exons ATGGAGCTGAGTGATGCCAATTTACAGACTTTAACTGAGTATCTGAAGAAAACACTAGATCCAGATCCTGCTATAAGGCGTCCTG CGGAAAAGTTTCTCGAGTCAGTTGAAGGAAGCCAGAATTATCCATTGTTGCTCTTAACGCTGCTGGAGAAATCACAGGAAAATGTCATCAAAGTTTGTGCATCTGTAACGTTCAAGAACTATATTAAAAGGAACTGGAGAATT gtTGAGGATGAACCGAACAAAATATGTGAATCAGACAGGATAGCCATTAAAGCCAACATAGTGCCCTTGATGCTTAGCAGCCCAGAACAAATTCAAAAGCAG TTAAGTGATGCTATTAGTATTATTGGTCGGGAAGACTTTCCTCAGAAATGGCCAGACTTGCTGACAGAAATGGTGAATCGCTTTCAAAGTGGAGATTTCCACGTCATTAACGGGGTCCTTCGCACCGCTCACTCGTTGTTTAAAAG GTACCGCCATGAATTTAAGTCAAACGAATTGTGGACAGAGATCAAACTTGTCCTtgatgcttttgctttgccCCTGACAAATCTCTTTAAG GCAACTATTGAACTTTGCAGCACGCATGCAAATGATGCTAGTGCTTTGAAggttctcttttcttctctcattcTAATTGCGAAGCTGTTCTACAGTTTAAATTTTCAG GATCTTCCGGAGTTTTTTGAAGATAACATGGAAACGTGGATGACAAATTTTCATAGTCTTTTAACTTTAGATAATAAACTTTTGCAGACTGAT gatgaagaggaagCTGGATTACTGGAGCTCTTGAAATCACAAATTTGTGATAATGCTGCTTTATATGCTCAAAAATACGATGAAGAATTCCAGCCCTACCTGCCACGTTTTGTAACAGCAATCTGGAATCTGTTAGTCACAACAGGCCAGGAAGTGAAATATGACTTG CTGGTTAGTAATGCGATCCAGTTTCTGGCCTCAGTTTGCGAGAGGCCACATTACAAGCATCTGTTTGAAGACCAGAACACATTGACAAGCATCTGTGAAAAAGTTATTGTTCCCAATATGGAATTTAGAG cgGCTGATGAAGAAGCATTTGAAGATAATTCTGAAGAATATATAAGAAGGGATTTGGAAGGATCCG ATATTGACACCAGGCGTAGAGCAGCTTGTGATCTAGTCAGAGGCTTGTGCAAATTTTTTGAAGGACCTGTGACAGGGATTTTTTCTGGATATGTTAATTCTATGCTGCAAGAATATGCAAAGAATCCATCCGTTAACTGGAAGCACAAAGATGCAGCTATTTACCTTGTTACGTCTTTGGCATCCAAAGCTCAAACACAGAAG caTGGAATAACACAAGCCAATGAACTTGTTAATCTGACAGAATTCTTTGTGAATCACATTCAACCTGACTTAAAGTCTGCTAGTG tgaatgaattccctGTGCTAAAAGCAGATGGTATCAAATATATCATGATTTTTAGAAACCAA GTACCTAAAGAACAACTGTTGGTATCTATTCCTCTCTTAATCAATCATCTTCAAGCAGAAAGTATTGTGGTCCATACCTATGCAGCCCATGCTCTTGAAAGACTGTTTACCATGAGGGGGACAAATAACACTACCCT CattacagctgcagaaatggcACCATTCGTAGAAGTGCTATTAACAAACCTTTTTAAAGCACTGACGCTTCCTGGCTCAtctgaaaatgaatatattatGAAAG cCATCATGAGGAGTTTTTCTTTGCTACAGGAATCCATAATTCCATATATCCCTTCTGTCATCACACAGCTTACACAGAAACTGCTGGCTGTCAGTAAG AATCCAAGCAAACCTCACTTTAACCATTACATGTTTGAATCAATATGCTTGTCGATAAGGATAACGTGCAAAGCAAACCCTGATGCAGTTGGAAGCTTTGAAGAGGCTTTGTTTATGGTGTTCACTGAGATACTACAGAATGATGTGCAAG AGTTCATTCCATATGTGTTTCAAGTGATGTCCCTGCTTCTAGAAatgcataaaaatgaaatccCATCATCCTATATGGCATTGTTTCCTCATCTACTTCAGCCAGTATTATGGGAAAGGACAGGAAACATTCCTCCTTTGGTCCGACTCCTGCAGGCTTATTTAGAGCGGGGTGCCAATACAATAGcaagtgctgctgctgacaaAATT CCTGGATTGTTAGGTGTCTTCCAGAAGTTGATTGCCTCTAAAGCTAATGACCATCAAGGATTCTATCTTCTAAACAGTATTATAGAGCATATGCCTCC TGAATCAGTTGACCAGTACAGGAAGCAGATCTTCATTCTTCTATTCCAAAGACTTCAAAAttccaaaacaacaaaatttattaaaa GTTTCCTAGTCTTCATTAACTTGTACTGCATAAAGTATGGAGCATTAGCTCTGCAGGAAATATTTGACAGCATACAGCCAAA GATGTTTGGAATGGTTTTGGAGAAAATTATAATTCCTGAAATCCAGAAAGTGTCTGGTCaagttgaaaagaaaatctgtgctGTTGGCATTACAAAAATACTAACAGAATGTCCTCCTATGATGGACACTGAGTACACCAAGCTGTG GACTCCTTTGCTGCAGGCCCTCATTGGCCTCTTTGAACTGCCTGAGGATGACACTATCCCTGATGAAGAACACTTCATTGACATAGAAGATACTCCAGGATATCAGACTGCATTCTCTCAGCTAGcctttgctggaaaaaaagaacacgATCCTGTAGGTCAAATGGTGAACAATCCTAGAATCCATCTGGCACAGTCTCTTCACAAACTGTCTACAGCATGCCCGGGCAGG GTTCCATCAATGCTGAGTACTAGTCTGAATGCAGAAGCGTTGCAGTATCTCCAAGGATACCTCCAAGCTGCAAGTGTGACACTGCTCTGA